The DNA segment GCGCGCCAGTCCGTGGTCCGTCTTTTCCCAGCGCTGGGGAGCGATGATGAGCTGGAGGAGTGCCCGCCAGGCGGCGATCGACATCATGACCCAGTAGACAGGGATAAGCGGGACGACGCGGCCAATGCCCGTGAGACCGCGTCGCCGCATGCCAATGACGGTGCTCAGAAGGGTGCTTGTGTAGCCAAGTGCCAACACGGCAACGCCGACGCCTTCGAGCATTGCCGCGGCGGGCCCGTCCGCGGGCTGGTTGCCGAACCACCAGTCGATCATGAGAGCCGCCATGAAGAACGGATGCATAAGGGCGGCGGTAACGCCGCCCCCCAGCAGGAACAGCAATGCAAGGGCGCCAGCCCACCCGGCCTCACGCGCCAGCTGACGCGGTTGACGACCGTGGACCAGCAGGGTTTGCATCCAGCCTTTGTACCAGCGGGTCCGCTGGCGCAGCCAGGGACGAATGCTGCGGGGCGCTTCCTCATCGGTCGACGAATTGATCACGGCCGTCCTCCATCCGGCCCGTGCGAGCCTTACGCCGAGGTCCGCGTCTTCGGTGACGTTGAACGGGTCCCAACCGCCGAGCCGCTCAAGCGTGTCGCGGCGGAAGTGATTTGAGGTGCCGCCGAGCGGTATGGGAAGCCCGCAAAGGCCCAGCATGGGCAGCACGACGTCGAAATGGCTGGCATACTCGGCGGCGAACTGGCGCGTGAGCCAACTGTCCGCGATGTTGTCGATGGCGAGCCGCGCCTGGACGCACCCGATCGCATGGCCGCCGCGCGCCATAAGAACTGCGCAGACGCGGCGCAATTGCAGCTGATCGGGCACGTCCTCAGCATCGAATATGCCGATCACCGTGCCGCGCGCGAAAGGCAGCGCGGCGTTCAGCGCTTTCGGTTTGGTCCTCGGGCCGAGATTGGGAGCGACGACGATCTCGAAACCCGGACGAGGAAGGTGGCGCATCAGCATCGCCGTTGTCTCGGCATCGTCGGGCTCGATCACGAGCAGGATTTGCAGTTTTTCCCGTGGGTAATCGAGGCTGTCGAG comes from the Ancylobacter pratisalsi genome and includes:
- a CDS encoding glycosyltransferase, coding for MRRASRLNIGADEVLLASSLFSADQLADATARQLGIAFAPLDERPASRATRPTGVDIVGLLRSGIMTDSGGRFIVAARGLKLRELAAKLASRPELRSRATLTTPERLATFVRRHFAKELGQHAAFHLLRIRPSLSASTLGASRFVMAAIGMMLAALPLLMQIGPALVMLPLAAVIAAVLLGWCGLRLAACTMPPEIEPAPHQADRLLPSYSLIVPLYREARVVPQLIEALDSLDYPREKLQILLVIEPDDAETTAMLMRHLPRPGFEIVVAPNLGPRTKPKALNAALPFARGTVIGIFDAEDVPDQLQLRRVCAVLMARGGHAIGCVQARLAIDNIADSWLTRQFAAEYASHFDVVLPMLGLCGLPIPLGGTSNHFRRDTLERLGGWDPFNVTEDADLGVRLARAGWRTAVINSSTDEEAPRSIRPWLRQRTRWYKGWMQTLLVHGRQPRQLAREAGWAGALALLFLLGGGVTAALMHPFFMAALMIDWWFGNQPADGPAAAMLEGVGVAVLALGYTSTLLSTVIGMRRRGLTGIGRVVPLIPVYWVMMSIAAWRALLQLIIAPQRWEKTDHGLARTSRRRLRLGGGSRPRGSDAARQPPHQANASD